The Astatotilapia calliptera chromosome 17, fAstCal1.2, whole genome shotgun sequence genome has a segment encoding these proteins:
- the lrmp gene encoding inositol 1,4,5-triphosphate receptor associated 2 isoform X4: MDYCTPQPSRRHNPVDSICRKLQTIQWRGDREPNSPFQIPKLSSNSYDSPQCGLRHNLEAILKKGTLHRDNREKEKTREMGMPSRAASQHSSVLLTTPSTPTCNRSTPANVTYTITSTLGERRCADGSDLRQVKTWQGYCSTPTGQSKDSPYFTFTRGPQSAQPDSERPSRSPPLSRNFTQSRSTLSYNVNFSSADNTNPAECELPYPALVVKRLSMGDGGPSVASEKGKENMAEISLICEENLLDTIFHACDTQRRGKVYVSHIVDYLRHTTSRSSEDSGLEELCNMLDPEHKDVSIDLDTYHAVMREWIDDCRNNGERPTEDDITQESVKLRDSLCARRSMLFNVTSGSLEAFGGEASRVEFETSELVYCVADLQMSNQKLQEEVKKLKQVVESMEESNQKLAEENEELHNQAKINQQLAQKEKMLKEEVEEMKATLSCTEEGRARASAHSKHVERENQSLIAKIASLQEENFKVTMETDELQRRITELCDINADLQMQIHSFDAVISEKDAVIVEKSRQIDELKAAVEEYSSITELLRVDKNKLERQMQMILPDLAGASLSLSVAYRMNQSSSGSLQTELALAQSPLEAPHGVDYLSTTSFASPLDETLDREVLLMLQGPSPEHMALEFKNLINKLKRDFRKETDSVLTSVRVLLDDHTQTEGDTSLQTVQAELDARRADWVLSLDQLAQYTDSLEKELIKMAGNMRRSRTEILHLSVRVQEQENQKRQLCEELEQLKTPQDSREASCQTPALEEEVGDDLDWDEEFAIQDFLKNELAERNCQVHDGQREERLEETGDKITDRGEEEDAEERWTVVDSGGEGDVRDTSTPLSVVTVEAQSGQGTVGEGRGSAACSESEPEVTCQPLQEDAVVPLSSHSQAVSVTQPEADALPDLPHSENNAGAEACENGQSDSCGPAETLRNSPDQNQTITPVSTPPTAADMVSPNSTSPGSDETISQTESQPTSVDHEGEEKRGKVDSTAGDMSYIKSLSQDQSASRSPAEDSTSLLPVLVEEEETVQDGAAGVPKAEPSTAGTGRLISSKPTTLSDSSPPQSASSVTHTSQSGSGMASTVSGPSHSEELTRTVEAVKEHKVQEDQNVASMATDTETEMLVIPDTFKDKNNLSPSDKEIEAEFQRLALGFKCDMFTLEKRLRLEERSRDLAEENVRKEVSSCQGLLQALSPLCDNDNQSMEIIQRLQKNLDILIQSMTRVSSRSEMLGAIHQESRIGKAVEVMIQHVENLRRLYTKEHAELLELRETLMQNERSFGSQTEKDDFRERRKQSSQYNKTARRSSMITISRAGPGNMHFDTSKTQDGSEVESERLTRRSPWNVAGKITARPPLKRFSSSVPWVDTEEPSLVMKGPSPSSSPTSTEPGAAQSLSHSLTSSRTAAAVARGGRGLWLWLAMMVLLAGLLALLASLVMQPAVDAAPVGTGDSWMTIQQLLWPYTGLRYNGQPPV; this comes from the exons ATGGACTATTGCACACCTCAGCCGTCGCGCCGGCACAATCCCGTGGACAGCATCTGCCGCAAACTGCAGACGATTCAGTGGCGCGGTGACCGAGAGCCCAATTCACCTTTCCAGATTCCCAAACTGTCCTCCAACAGTTACGACAGCCCTCAGTGTGGCCTCAGGCACAACTTGGAAGCCATCCTGAAGAAAGGGACCCTCCATAGAGACAACAGGGAGAAGGAGAAAACGAGAGAGATGGGGATGCCGAGCAGAGCAGCTTCCCAGCATTCCTCTGTCCTTCTGACCACACCTTCCACTCCTACATGCAACCGCTCCACACCAGCTAATGTCACATACACTATCACTAGTACTTTGGGGGAGCGGCGATGTGCTGATGGAAGTGATTTAAGACAAGTTAAAACGTGGCAGGGTTATTGTTCGACCCCCACGGGCCAGTCCAAGGACTCCCCTTACTTTACATTCACACGAGGACCTCAGTCAGCACAGCCTGATAGCGAGAGGCCGAGCAGGAGCCCACCTTTGTCTCGTAACTTCACCCAAAGTCGCAGCACCCTCTCCTACAACGTCAACTTCAGTTCTGCAGACAATACAAACCCTGCTGAGTGTGAGCTACCCTACCCAGCTCTGGTTGTGAAAAGACTGTCTATGGGAGATGGAG GGCCTTCAGTTGCCTCCGAAAAAGGGAAGGAGAATATGGCTGAAATCAGTCTTATCTGTGAAGAGAATCTGCTCGACACCATCTTCCATGCTTGTGATACCCAGCGCAGAG GGAAAGTGTATGTGTCCCATATTGTGGACTATCTGCGTCACACCACCAGTCGCAGCTCTGAAGATAGCGGATTGGAGGAACTTTGCAACATGCTGGATCCAGAACACAAAGACGTGTCAATTGATCTGGACACATACCATGCTGTCATGAGAGAGTGGATCGATGACTGCCGCAACAATGG GGAACGGCCAACAGAAGATGACATCACCCAGGAATCAGTAAAACTCAGAGACAGCCTGTGTG CCAGGAGGTCGATGTTGTTTAATGTGACCTCAGGAAGCTTGGAGGCATTTGGAGGGGAGGCATCCAGAGTTGAATT TGAAACATCAGAGCTGGTGTACTGTGTTGCTGACCTCCAGATGAGCAACCAAAAGCTGCAGGAGGAGGTAAAAAAGCTCAAGCAGGTGGTGGAGAGCATGGAGGAGAGTAACCAGAAGCTTGCTGAGGAAAACGAGGAGCTACacaatcaagcaaaaat TAACCAGCAGCTGGCACAGAAGGAGAAGATGTTgaaggaggaggtggaagaGATGAAGGCCACTCTGAGCTGTACGGAGGAAGGCAGAGCCCGTGCCTCcgcacacagcaaacatgtg GAGAGAGAGAACCAGAGTCTCATCGCTAAGATTGCTTCTCTTCAGGAAGAG AACTTTAAGGTCACTATGGAGACAGATGAGCTTCAGAGGAGAATAACGGAGCTGTGTGATATTAACGCTGACCTTCAG ATGCAGATTCACTCTTTTGACGCAGTCATTAGTGAAAAGGATGCAGTGATAGTAGAG AAAAGCAGACAGATAGATGAGCTGAAGGCAGCAGTGGAGGAATACTCTTCCATTACAGAG CTGCTGAGGGTGGACAAGAACAAGCTGGAGAGGCAGATGCAGATGATTCTCCCAGACTTGGCTGG GGCTAGTCTTTCTTTGTCAGTGGCTTATCGGATGAACCAGAGCAGCTCGGGATCCTTGCAAACAGAGCTCGCTCTGGCACAGTCACCACTGGAG GCTCCCCATGGAGTTGACTATTTGTCCACTACAAGCTTTGCCTCCCCACTGGATGAGACTCTGGACAGGGaggtgctgctgatgctgcaggGACCCAGCCCTGAACACATGGCACTGGAGTTCAAAAACCTCATAAATAAACTG AAAAGGGACTTCAGAAAAGAAACCGACTCTGTCTTAACTTCAGTTAGAGTTTTGTTAGATgaccacacacagacagaaggcGACACCAGTCTTCAG ACTGTGCAGGCCGAGCTGGACGCACGTAGGGCAGACTGGGTCCTCAGCCTGGACCAGCTGGCCCAGTACACTGACTCACTGGAGAAAGAGCTGATCAAAATGGCCGGAAACATGAGGAGGTCCCGCACTGAGATCCTCCACCTTTCTGTCAG GGTGCAGGAGCAGGAGAACCAGAAGCGGCAGCTGTGTGAGGAGCTCGAGCAGCTAAAGACCCCTCAGGATAGCAGAGAGGCCTCATGCCAGACACCTGCACTAGAAGAGGAG gttggAGATGACTTGGACTGGGACGAGGAATTTGCTATTCAAGATTTCCTTAAGAATGAGCTAGCAGAGAGAAATTGCCAAGTACATGACGGGCAAAGAGAAGAGAGGCTCGAGGAAACAGGAGATAAAATAAcagacagaggtgaagaggaggACGCAGAGGAGAGGTGGACAGTGGTGGATAGCGGCGGGGAGGGAGACGTGAGGGACACATCAACTCCGCTGTCTGTTGTCACAGTGGAGGCCCAATCTGGGCAGGGCACAGTGGGAGAAGGTCGAG GTTCTGCAGCCTGTAGTGAGTCAGAGCCAGAGGTGACCTGTCAACCTTTGCAG GAAGACGCAGTGGTACCACTGAGCTCCCACTCACAAGCTGTCAGCGTTACACAGCCAGAGGCGGATGCTCTCCCCGATCTGCCCCACTCAGAAAATAACG CAGGTGCAGAGGCTTGTGAAAATGGACAGTCTGACTCCTGTGGTCCAGCTGAAACTTTGAGAAACTCACCTGATCAGAACCAAACTATAACTCCTGTTAGCACCCCTCCCACAGCAGCTGATATGGTTTCTCCCAACAGCACCTCACCTGGATCAGACGAGACCATTAGCCAGACTGAGAG CCAGCCAACCAGTGTGGACCACgaaggagaagagaagagaggcaAGGTGGACTCAACTGCCGGAGACATGAGCTATATTAAG AGCCTAAGCCAGGACCAGTCGGCCAGCAGATCACCAGCTGAGGACAG CACAAGCCTGCTACCTGTGCTGGTGGAAGAAGAGGAGACTGTGCAGGACGGTGCAGCTGGGGTTCCAAAAGCAGAGCCCAGCACGGCAG GGACAGGCCGGCTCATCAGCAGCAAGCCAACCACCCTCTCTGACAGCAGTCCTCCTCAGTCGGCATCATCTGTCACACACACCAGTCAATCAGGGAGTGGCATGGCCAGTACGGTCTCTGGTCCAAGCCATTCAGAG GAGCTGACTCGCACCGTGGAGGCCGTTAAGGAGCACAAGGTTCAGGAGGACCAAAATGTAGCCAGCATGGCCACGGACACGGAAA CTGAGATGTTAGTCATTCCTGACACTTTCAAAGATAAGAACAA CCTGTCACCTAGTGATAAGGAGATTGAG GCAGAGTTCCAGCGTCTGGCACTGGGGTTTAAGTGTGACATGTTCACTTTGGAGAAGAGGCTCAGGCTAGAGGAGAGGTCACGTGACCTAGCCGAGGAGAACGTCCGCAAAGAAGTGTCCAGCTGTCAGGGCTtactgcag gCTCTTAGTCCTCTTTGTGACAATGACAACCAATCAATGGAGATCATCCAGAGGCTCCAGAAAAACCTGGATATTCTCATCCAGTCCATGACTAGGGTGTCCAGTCGCTCTGAGATGCTAGGAGCGATTCATCAG GAGAGTCGTATTGGAAAGGCTGTGGAGGTAATGATTCAGCACGTGGAGAACCTCAGGAGATTGTACACCAAAGAGCATGCTGAGCTGCTGGAACTGCGGGAGACGCTCATGCAGAATGAGAGGTCGTTTGgatcacaaacagaaaaag ATGACTTCCGTGAAAGAAGGAAACAGTCATCACAGTACAACAAG ACAGCCCGGCGGAGCAGCATGATAACAATTTCTCGTGCTGGCCCAGGCAACATGCATTTTGACACA TCCAAAACACAAGATGGCTCAGAGGTTGAATCGGAACGACTGACCAGACGGTCCCCATG GAATGTGGCAGGGAAGATCACAGCGCGTCCCCCACTCAAACGTTTTAGTAGCTCTGTGCCCTGGGTCGACACTGAAGAGCCCTCGCTTGTGATGAAGGG GCCTAGCCCTTCATCCAGCCCTACATCTACAGAACCAGGAGCGGCCCAGTCTCTGTCCCATAGTTTAACCAGTTCCCGGACGGCAGCAGCAGTAGCCAGAGGTGGCAGGGGTCTTTGGCTTTGGCTAGCCATGATGGTGCTCCTAGCGG GTCTCCTGGCACTGCTGGCCAGCCTGGTGATGCAGCCAGCCGTAGACGCAGCCCCTGTAGGGACCGGGGACTCCTGGATGACCATCCAGCAGCTGCTGTGGCCCTACACAGGGCTCCGGTACAATGGCCAGCCCCCTGTCTAG
- the lrmp gene encoding inositol 1,4,5-triphosphate receptor associated 2 isoform X2: MDYCTPQPSRRHNPVDSICRKLQTIQWRGDREPNSPFQIPKLSSNSYDSPQCGLRHNLEAILKKGTLHRDNREKEKTREMGMPSRAASQHSSVLLTTPSTPTCNRSTPANVTYTITSTLGERRCADGSDLRQVKTWQGYCSTPTGQSKDSPYFTFTRGPQSAQPDSERPSRSPPLSRNFTQSRSTLSYNVNFSSADNTNPAECELPYPALVVKRLSMGDGGPSVASEKGKENMAEISLICEENLLDTIFHACDTQRRGKVYVSHIVDYLRHTTSRSSEDSGLEELCNMLDPEHKDVSIDLDTYHAVMREWIDDCRNNGERPTEDDITQESVKLRDSLCARRSMLFNVTSGSLEAFGGEASRVEFETSELVYCVADLQMSNQKLQEEVKKLKQVVESMEESNQKLAEENEELHNQAKINQQLAQKEKMLKEEVEEMKATLSCTEEGRARASAHSKHVERENQSLIAKIASLQEENFKVTMETDELQRRITELCDINADLQMQIHSFDAVISEKDAVIVEKSRQIDELKAAVEEYSSITELLRVDKNKLERQMQMILPDLAGASLSLSVAYRMNQSSSGSLQTELALAQSPLEAPHGVDYLSTTSFASPLDETLDREVLLMLQGPSPEHMALEFKNLINKLKRDFRKETDSVLTSVRVLLDDHTQTEGDTSLQTVQAELDARRADWVLSLDQLAQYTDSLEKELIKMAGNMRRSRTEILHLSVRVQEQENQKRQLCEELEQLKTPQDSREASCQTPALEEEVGDDLDWDEEFAIQDFLKNELAERNCQVHDGQREERLEETGDKITDRGEEEDAEERWTVVDSGGEGDVRDTSTPLSVVTVEAQSGQGTVGEGRGSAACSESEPEVTCQPLQEDAVVPLSSHSQAVSVTQPEADALPDLPHSENNGAEACENGQSDSCGPAETLRNSPDQNQTITPVSTPPTAADMVSPNSTSPGSDETISQTESQPTSVDHEGEEKRGKVDSTAGDMSYIKSLSQDQSASRSPAEDSTSLLPVLVEEEETVQDGAAGVPKAEPSTAGTGRLISSKPTTLSDSSPPQSASSVTHTSQSGSGMASTVSGPSHSEELTRTVEAVKEHKVQEDQNVASMATDTETEMLVIPDTFKDKNNLSPSDKEIEAEFQRLALGFKCDMFTLEKRLRLEERSRDLAEENVRKEVSSCQGLLQALSPLCDNDNQSMEIIQRLQKNLDILIQSMTRVSSRSEMLGAIHQESRIGKAVEVMIQHVENLRRLYTKEHAELLELRETLMQNERSFGSQTEKDDFRERRKQSSQYNKTARRSSMITISRAGPGNMHFDTSKTQDGSEVESERLTRRSPWNVAGKITARPPLKRFSSSVPWVDTEEPSLVMKGTACNNTDCQSEEEQKEETVVERRSSLSELGSKLTSLILPLKTPSPSSSPTSTEPGAAQSLSHSLTSSRTAAAVARGGRGLWLWLAMMVLLAGLLALLASLVMQPAVDAAPVGTGDSWMTIQQLLWPYTGLRYNGQPPV; the protein is encoded by the exons ATGGACTATTGCACACCTCAGCCGTCGCGCCGGCACAATCCCGTGGACAGCATCTGCCGCAAACTGCAGACGATTCAGTGGCGCGGTGACCGAGAGCCCAATTCACCTTTCCAGATTCCCAAACTGTCCTCCAACAGTTACGACAGCCCTCAGTGTGGCCTCAGGCACAACTTGGAAGCCATCCTGAAGAAAGGGACCCTCCATAGAGACAACAGGGAGAAGGAGAAAACGAGAGAGATGGGGATGCCGAGCAGAGCAGCTTCCCAGCATTCCTCTGTCCTTCTGACCACACCTTCCACTCCTACATGCAACCGCTCCACACCAGCTAATGTCACATACACTATCACTAGTACTTTGGGGGAGCGGCGATGTGCTGATGGAAGTGATTTAAGACAAGTTAAAACGTGGCAGGGTTATTGTTCGACCCCCACGGGCCAGTCCAAGGACTCCCCTTACTTTACATTCACACGAGGACCTCAGTCAGCACAGCCTGATAGCGAGAGGCCGAGCAGGAGCCCACCTTTGTCTCGTAACTTCACCCAAAGTCGCAGCACCCTCTCCTACAACGTCAACTTCAGTTCTGCAGACAATACAAACCCTGCTGAGTGTGAGCTACCCTACCCAGCTCTGGTTGTGAAAAGACTGTCTATGGGAGATGGAG GGCCTTCAGTTGCCTCCGAAAAAGGGAAGGAGAATATGGCTGAAATCAGTCTTATCTGTGAAGAGAATCTGCTCGACACCATCTTCCATGCTTGTGATACCCAGCGCAGAG GGAAAGTGTATGTGTCCCATATTGTGGACTATCTGCGTCACACCACCAGTCGCAGCTCTGAAGATAGCGGATTGGAGGAACTTTGCAACATGCTGGATCCAGAACACAAAGACGTGTCAATTGATCTGGACACATACCATGCTGTCATGAGAGAGTGGATCGATGACTGCCGCAACAATGG GGAACGGCCAACAGAAGATGACATCACCCAGGAATCAGTAAAACTCAGAGACAGCCTGTGTG CCAGGAGGTCGATGTTGTTTAATGTGACCTCAGGAAGCTTGGAGGCATTTGGAGGGGAGGCATCCAGAGTTGAATT TGAAACATCAGAGCTGGTGTACTGTGTTGCTGACCTCCAGATGAGCAACCAAAAGCTGCAGGAGGAGGTAAAAAAGCTCAAGCAGGTGGTGGAGAGCATGGAGGAGAGTAACCAGAAGCTTGCTGAGGAAAACGAGGAGCTACacaatcaagcaaaaat TAACCAGCAGCTGGCACAGAAGGAGAAGATGTTgaaggaggaggtggaagaGATGAAGGCCACTCTGAGCTGTACGGAGGAAGGCAGAGCCCGTGCCTCcgcacacagcaaacatgtg GAGAGAGAGAACCAGAGTCTCATCGCTAAGATTGCTTCTCTTCAGGAAGAG AACTTTAAGGTCACTATGGAGACAGATGAGCTTCAGAGGAGAATAACGGAGCTGTGTGATATTAACGCTGACCTTCAG ATGCAGATTCACTCTTTTGACGCAGTCATTAGTGAAAAGGATGCAGTGATAGTAGAG AAAAGCAGACAGATAGATGAGCTGAAGGCAGCAGTGGAGGAATACTCTTCCATTACAGAG CTGCTGAGGGTGGACAAGAACAAGCTGGAGAGGCAGATGCAGATGATTCTCCCAGACTTGGCTGG GGCTAGTCTTTCTTTGTCAGTGGCTTATCGGATGAACCAGAGCAGCTCGGGATCCTTGCAAACAGAGCTCGCTCTGGCACAGTCACCACTGGAG GCTCCCCATGGAGTTGACTATTTGTCCACTACAAGCTTTGCCTCCCCACTGGATGAGACTCTGGACAGGGaggtgctgctgatgctgcaggGACCCAGCCCTGAACACATGGCACTGGAGTTCAAAAACCTCATAAATAAACTG AAAAGGGACTTCAGAAAAGAAACCGACTCTGTCTTAACTTCAGTTAGAGTTTTGTTAGATgaccacacacagacagaaggcGACACCAGTCTTCAG ACTGTGCAGGCCGAGCTGGACGCACGTAGGGCAGACTGGGTCCTCAGCCTGGACCAGCTGGCCCAGTACACTGACTCACTGGAGAAAGAGCTGATCAAAATGGCCGGAAACATGAGGAGGTCCCGCACTGAGATCCTCCACCTTTCTGTCAG GGTGCAGGAGCAGGAGAACCAGAAGCGGCAGCTGTGTGAGGAGCTCGAGCAGCTAAAGACCCCTCAGGATAGCAGAGAGGCCTCATGCCAGACACCTGCACTAGAAGAGGAG gttggAGATGACTTGGACTGGGACGAGGAATTTGCTATTCAAGATTTCCTTAAGAATGAGCTAGCAGAGAGAAATTGCCAAGTACATGACGGGCAAAGAGAAGAGAGGCTCGAGGAAACAGGAGATAAAATAAcagacagaggtgaagaggaggACGCAGAGGAGAGGTGGACAGTGGTGGATAGCGGCGGGGAGGGAGACGTGAGGGACACATCAACTCCGCTGTCTGTTGTCACAGTGGAGGCCCAATCTGGGCAGGGCACAGTGGGAGAAGGTCGAG GTTCTGCAGCCTGTAGTGAGTCAGAGCCAGAGGTGACCTGTCAACCTTTGCAG GAAGACGCAGTGGTACCACTGAGCTCCCACTCACAAGCTGTCAGCGTTACACAGCCAGAGGCGGATGCTCTCCCCGATCTGCCCCACTCAGAAAATAACG GTGCAGAGGCTTGTGAAAATGGACAGTCTGACTCCTGTGGTCCAGCTGAAACTTTGAGAAACTCACCTGATCAGAACCAAACTATAACTCCTGTTAGCACCCCTCCCACAGCAGCTGATATGGTTTCTCCCAACAGCACCTCACCTGGATCAGACGAGACCATTAGCCAGACTGAGAG CCAGCCAACCAGTGTGGACCACgaaggagaagagaagagaggcaAGGTGGACTCAACTGCCGGAGACATGAGCTATATTAAG AGCCTAAGCCAGGACCAGTCGGCCAGCAGATCACCAGCTGAGGACAG CACAAGCCTGCTACCTGTGCTGGTGGAAGAAGAGGAGACTGTGCAGGACGGTGCAGCTGGGGTTCCAAAAGCAGAGCCCAGCACGGCAG GGACAGGCCGGCTCATCAGCAGCAAGCCAACCACCCTCTCTGACAGCAGTCCTCCTCAGTCGGCATCATCTGTCACACACACCAGTCAATCAGGGAGTGGCATGGCCAGTACGGTCTCTGGTCCAAGCCATTCAGAG GAGCTGACTCGCACCGTGGAGGCCGTTAAGGAGCACAAGGTTCAGGAGGACCAAAATGTAGCCAGCATGGCCACGGACACGGAAA CTGAGATGTTAGTCATTCCTGACACTTTCAAAGATAAGAACAA CCTGTCACCTAGTGATAAGGAGATTGAG GCAGAGTTCCAGCGTCTGGCACTGGGGTTTAAGTGTGACATGTTCACTTTGGAGAAGAGGCTCAGGCTAGAGGAGAGGTCACGTGACCTAGCCGAGGAGAACGTCCGCAAAGAAGTGTCCAGCTGTCAGGGCTtactgcag gCTCTTAGTCCTCTTTGTGACAATGACAACCAATCAATGGAGATCATCCAGAGGCTCCAGAAAAACCTGGATATTCTCATCCAGTCCATGACTAGGGTGTCCAGTCGCTCTGAGATGCTAGGAGCGATTCATCAG GAGAGTCGTATTGGAAAGGCTGTGGAGGTAATGATTCAGCACGTGGAGAACCTCAGGAGATTGTACACCAAAGAGCATGCTGAGCTGCTGGAACTGCGGGAGACGCTCATGCAGAATGAGAGGTCGTTTGgatcacaaacagaaaaag ATGACTTCCGTGAAAGAAGGAAACAGTCATCACAGTACAACAAG ACAGCCCGGCGGAGCAGCATGATAACAATTTCTCGTGCTGGCCCAGGCAACATGCATTTTGACACA TCCAAAACACAAGATGGCTCAGAGGTTGAATCGGAACGACTGACCAGACGGTCCCCATG GAATGTGGCAGGGAAGATCACAGCGCGTCCCCCACTCAAACGTTTTAGTAGCTCTGTGCCCTGGGTCGACACTGAAGAGCCCTCGCTTGTGATGAAGGG GACAGCCTGCAACAACACAGACTGCCAGTCCGAGGAAGAGCAGAAGGAGGAGACAGTGGTGGAGAGGAGGTCCAGTCTCAGTGAGCTGGGCAGCAAACTCACCTCACTCATTCTGCCCCTTAAGAC GCCTAGCCCTTCATCCAGCCCTACATCTACAGAACCAGGAGCGGCCCAGTCTCTGTCCCATAGTTTAACCAGTTCCCGGACGGCAGCAGCAGTAGCCAGAGGTGGCAGGGGTCTTTGGCTTTGGCTAGCCATGATGGTGCTCCTAGCGG GTCTCCTGGCACTGCTGGCCAGCCTGGTGATGCAGCCAGCCGTAGACGCAGCCCCTGTAGGGACCGGGGACTCCTGGATGACCATCCAGCAGCTGCTGTGGCCCTACACAGGGCTCCGGTACAATGGCCAGCCCCCTGTCTAG